From a region of the Nitrospira sp. genome:
- a CDS encoding rod shape-determining protein, whose protein sequence is MFGWFSDDLAIDLGTATTLVYVHGKGIVLNEPSVVAVEKKSEKVLAVGTDAKKMLGRTPGNIVAVRPMKEGVIADFEMAEQMLKHFIRKAHNRSAFVRPRIIIGVPSRITQVEQRAVRDSAELAGAREVYLIEEPVAAAIGSGLPITEPSGNMVVDVGGGTTDIAVISLGGIVYSESVKVAGDRMDEAIMNYIKKKYNLLIGEHMAERIKFEIGSAYPFEERKTMMIKGRDLISGIPRTLVIDDAEVREALQEPIGTIVNAIKIALENTPPELAGDIIDRGIVLTGGGSLLKGMDTRFREETNLPIITVDDPLTSVVLGVGKILDELDLLRKVSVMSQANNLR, encoded by the coding sequence GTGTTCGGTTGGTTCTCCGACGACCTAGCGATTGACTTAGGCACTGCGACGACCCTCGTCTATGTCCACGGGAAGGGGATCGTCCTCAACGAACCCTCCGTTGTCGCGGTTGAAAAGAAAAGCGAAAAAGTGCTGGCCGTCGGAACGGACGCCAAAAAAATGCTTGGACGCACGCCGGGCAATATCGTTGCGGTTCGGCCGATGAAGGAAGGCGTGATCGCCGACTTCGAGATGGCCGAACAAATGCTGAAGCATTTCATCCGGAAGGCGCACAATCGCAGCGCGTTTGTTCGACCACGGATCATCATCGGGGTCCCCTCCCGTATCACGCAGGTAGAGCAACGGGCCGTGCGCGACTCCGCCGAATTGGCCGGGGCGCGGGAGGTCTATCTGATTGAAGAGCCTGTCGCCGCGGCCATCGGATCGGGATTGCCGATCACGGAGCCGTCCGGAAACATGGTGGTCGATGTAGGAGGCGGGACGACAGACATCGCCGTCATCTCGTTGGGCGGGATCGTGTACAGCGAATCCGTCAAGGTCGCCGGCGACCGCATGGACGAAGCGATCATGAATTACATCAAGAAAAAGTACAACTTGCTCATCGGGGAGCATATGGCGGAACGGATTAAATTCGAGATTGGGTCCGCCTATCCCTTCGAGGAGCGGAAGACCATGATGATCAAAGGCCGAGATTTGATTTCAGGTATCCCGCGGACATTGGTCATCGATGACGCCGAGGTCCGCGAAGCGCTGCAAGAGCCGATTGGAACGATTGTGAATGCCATCAAGATCGCGTTGGAAAACACTCCGCCCGAACTGGCCGGGGATATTATCGATCGCGGAATCGTGTTGACCGGTGGCGGCTCCCTTCTCAAGGGCATGGACACACGATTCCGTGAAGAAACGAACTTGCCGATCATTACGGTGGACGATCCGCTGACCTCCGTGGTGTTGGGGGTGGGCAAGATTTTGGATGAACTGGATCTGCTCCGGAAGGTATCGGTTATGTCCCAAGCGAATAATCTCCGGTAA
- a CDS encoding 2-isopropylmalate synthase, with translation MARMIRIFDTTLRDGEQSPGASMNVEEKVMVAKQLARLGVDIIEAGFAYSSPGDFEAVRRIAQEVEGPTVCSLARARPEDITRAWEALKGAPKVRIHTFLSTSDIHLKHQFRMTREQAKQRAVEMVRLARGYVDDVEFSPMDASRSDPSYLYEVIEAVIAAGAGTVNIPDTVGYAVPQEFGALIKGICDKVPNAKQAVISVHCHNDLGVAVANSLSAIINGAGQVECTINGIGERAGNTSLEEIVMGLRTRRDFYQADTGIRTEEIAKTSRLVSKITGMVVQPNKAIVGANAFAHTSGIHQDGLLKEKTTYEIMRPESIGLVESQMVMGKLSGRHAFRQRLEELGYALSEEEINHAFERFKKLADQKKEIFEEDLEVIVSEELSKMADRIALKTFHVSSGTDQVPTATVELEIDGKSIAQTGTGDGPVDAVYRTIAAMTQTKSKLLMYVVKAITGGTDAQGEVSVRVQEDGRTVTGHGADTDIITASARAYLSALNKLAYLATKQAQGEQKVNLI, from the coding sequence ATGGCACGCATGATCAGAATTTTCGATACGACCCTGAGGGACGGTGAGCAATCGCCCGGCGCCAGCATGAACGTGGAAGAGAAGGTCATGGTGGCCAAACAACTGGCGCGGCTCGGCGTGGACATTATTGAGGCCGGGTTTGCCTATAGCTCGCCCGGGGATTTCGAAGCAGTGCGGCGCATTGCGCAGGAGGTCGAAGGGCCGACGGTCTGCAGCCTGGCGCGGGCCCGTCCCGAAGATATCACCCGGGCTTGGGAGGCGCTCAAAGGGGCGCCGAAGGTCCGAATCCATACCTTTCTCTCGACGTCGGATATTCACCTGAAGCACCAGTTTCGGATGACGCGCGAGCAGGCCAAACAGCGTGCGGTGGAGATGGTCCGGCTGGCGCGTGGGTATGTCGATGACGTCGAGTTTTCACCGATGGATGCGAGCCGTTCGGATCCGTCATATCTCTACGAAGTGATCGAGGCGGTCATCGCCGCCGGGGCCGGCACCGTCAATATTCCCGACACGGTGGGGTATGCGGTCCCACAAGAGTTCGGCGCACTGATCAAGGGAATTTGCGACAAGGTCCCTAACGCGAAACAAGCCGTCATTTCCGTCCACTGCCACAACGATTTGGGTGTCGCGGTGGCCAATAGCCTGTCGGCCATTATCAATGGGGCGGGCCAGGTCGAGTGCACGATCAACGGAATCGGCGAGCGCGCGGGTAATACCTCTTTGGAAGAAATCGTCATGGGCCTGCGGACCAGGAGAGATTTCTACCAAGCCGATACCGGGATTAGAACCGAAGAGATCGCGAAAACCAGCCGCTTGGTCAGCAAGATCACGGGGATGGTGGTGCAGCCCAATAAGGCGATCGTCGGAGCCAATGCCTTTGCCCATACGTCGGGCATTCATCAAGACGGATTGCTCAAAGAGAAGACGACCTACGAAATCATGCGCCCGGAGTCGATCGGATTGGTCGAGAGCCAGATGGTGATGGGCAAGCTCTCCGGGCGTCATGCGTTTCGGCAGCGCCTGGAAGAGCTGGGCTACGCGCTCAGCGAGGAAGAGATCAACCACGCGTTCGAGCGATTTAAGAAACTCGCCGACCAAAAGAAGGAGATTTTCGAGGAAGATCTCGAAGTCATTGTCTCGGAAGAGTTGTCGAAGATGGCCGACCGTATTGCGCTCAAAACATTTCACGTCTCGAGCGGAACGGACCAGGTCCCAACGGCCACGGTCGAACTGGAGATCGATGGGAAGTCCATCGCTCAAACCGGCACAGGCGATGGGCCGGTGGACGCCGTCTATCGCACCATTGCCGCGATGACGCAGACCAAGAGCAAGTTACTGATGTATGTCGTGAAAGCCATTACCGGTGGGACCGATGCGCAAGGCGAAGTGTCGGTGCGGGTTCAGGAAGACGGCCGGACGGTGACGGGCCACGGGGCCGATACCGATATCATCACGGCCTCTGCCCGGGCCTATTTAAGCGCATTGAACAAGCTGGCCTATCTGGCGACCAAGCAGGCTCAAGGGGAACAGAAGGTGAACTTGATTTGA
- a CDS encoding DUF2905 domain-containing protein has product MPEWNTFGKILIGIGLGIVGLGVLLVLVDRIPGLGSAFSWLGKLPGDISVKRDNFSFYFPIGTSIVLSILLSLLFYLLGWFFRR; this is encoded by the coding sequence ATGCCGGAATGGAATACCTTCGGCAAGATCTTAATCGGGATAGGGCTTGGCATCGTCGGGCTTGGGGTCCTGTTGGTCCTGGTGGACCGGATTCCCGGCCTCGGAAGCGCATTCAGTTGGTTGGGAAAGCTTCCGGGTGATATCTCCGTCAAACGTGATAACTTCAGCTTCTATTTCCCCATCGGGACCAGTATCGTCCTCAGCATCCTTCTGAGTCTGCTATTCTATCTCCTAGGATGGTTCTTCCGAAGATGA
- a CDS encoding RDD family protein has translation MAGEGLTSASFESRVYPKAHVLNRFIAKLIDLFIIVAAGEVAPPVGFLSGLAYILIADGFAGGRSIGKRLVGLQTMRLDGRDTAGFRESIIRNLPLGGAQIAYAVPYIGWLVSLAILAFESFLIIGNEQGRRLGDEVARTQVLDAGQLAVPD, from the coding sequence TTGGCAGGGGAGGGGCTGACCTCGGCGTCGTTTGAATCAAGAGTCTATCCGAAGGCCCATGTCCTGAACCGGTTCATCGCGAAGTTGATCGACCTGTTCATTATTGTCGCCGCAGGCGAAGTCGCTCCTCCGGTCGGCTTTCTTTCCGGTCTGGCCTACATCTTGATCGCCGATGGATTTGCGGGGGGACGAAGTATCGGCAAACGGTTGGTCGGTCTGCAAACCATGCGGTTGGATGGGCGGGATACGGCTGGCTTTCGAGAGTCGATCATCCGGAATCTTCCGTTGGGCGGCGCGCAGATCGCGTATGCGGTCCCATACATTGGATGGCTCGTATCCCTAGCCATTTTAGCCTTCGAAAGTTTTTTGATCATAGGGAATGAGCAGGGTCGTCGACTCGGCGACGAAGTGGCTCGAACGCAGGTGTTGGATGCGGGTCAACTCGCAGTCCCGGATTAG
- the leuB gene encoding 3-isopropylmalate dehydrogenase yields the protein MKAKIAVLAGDGVGREIVPEAVKVLKVIADKYGHSFEFAAADIGGQAIDKAGVPLPKDTLALAKQSDAVLLGAVGGPKWEGLEYSLRPERALLGIREALGLYANLRPAKLYSNLVDASTLKREVVEGIDILVIRELTGGIYFGKPKGIEKLPNGEERGFNTEVYSTEEVRRIAKVAFEAARKRRKKVTSVDKANVLESSELWRKVVIDVHASYPDVELGHIYVDNAAMQLVRNPRQFDVLLCNNMFGDILSDEAAMLTGSIGMLPSASIGAKVGLFEPIHGSAPDIAGKNIANPIATIASAAMMLSYAFHLEKEAEAIEQAIVKTLDLGYRTKDIQSPGARIVGTVEMGEAIVRNLN from the coding sequence GTGAAGGCCAAGATTGCAGTGCTGGCCGGTGACGGCGTCGGACGCGAGATCGTTCCTGAAGCTGTGAAGGTTCTCAAGGTCATCGCGGATAAATATGGGCATTCGTTCGAATTTGCCGCGGCTGATATCGGCGGTCAAGCGATCGATAAGGCCGGAGTTCCGCTGCCGAAGGATACATTGGCGCTCGCGAAGCAGAGTGATGCGGTCTTGCTGGGAGCCGTCGGTGGCCCCAAGTGGGAAGGGTTAGAGTACAGCCTGCGGCCAGAACGCGCGCTGCTCGGAATCCGAGAGGCCTTAGGGCTCTATGCCAACTTGAGGCCGGCGAAGCTGTACTCCAATCTGGTGGATGCGTCCACGTTGAAGCGTGAGGTTGTCGAGGGGATCGACATCCTCGTGATTCGCGAACTCACCGGGGGAATCTACTTCGGCAAACCCAAGGGCATTGAAAAGCTGCCCAATGGCGAAGAACGGGGATTCAATACGGAGGTCTATTCCACGGAGGAAGTTCGGCGCATCGCCAAGGTCGCATTCGAAGCGGCGCGGAAACGGCGCAAGAAGGTGACCTCGGTCGATAAGGCGAACGTGTTGGAATCCTCGGAGCTGTGGCGAAAGGTCGTCATCGACGTCCACGCGTCCTATCCGGATGTTGAACTGGGGCATATCTACGTCGATAACGCCGCCATGCAGCTGGTGCGGAACCCTCGACAGTTCGACGTGCTCCTCTGCAATAACATGTTCGGGGACATTCTCAGCGATGAAGCAGCGATGCTGACCGGTTCGATCGGCATGTTGCCGTCAGCCAGCATCGGGGCGAAAGTCGGGCTCTTCGAGCCGATTCATGGGAGCGCCCCTGACATTGCAGGCAAGAATATCGCCAATCCTATCGCCACGATTGCCTCGGCTGCGATGATGTTGTCGTACGCATTTCACCTTGAAAAAGAGGCTGAAGCCATCGAGCAAGCCATTGTGAAAACGCTCGACCTCGGGTATCGCACGAAAGATATTCAGAGCCCCGGAGCGCGGATCGTGGGGACCGTCGAGATGGGCGAGGCCATCGTGAGAAATCTGAACTAG
- the queA gene encoding tRNA preQ1(34) S-adenosylmethionine ribosyltransferase-isomerase QueA: MQRSDYDFPFDPALIAVQPIIPRDRARLLVLDRKTQQFAHRQVADLPELMNPGDLLVVNDTKVLAARVSGIKRPTGTPVEVLFVKDLGKGRWEIMVKGTFRIGQVIEFDRHSRATIVKRDASGTEVTVESPDPVTRLFETQGAMPLPPYIKRAATPDDRRWYQTVFAKHEGAIAAPTAGLHFTEELFRRLVASGVKVATVTLHVGPGTFKPVTTERIEDHQMGAEAFSISEETADAIRQTKRAGGRVMAVGTTVVRALETVMKEKGMMVPTSGESRLFVTPGFQFKTVDGLMTNFHLPRTTLLMLVSAFAGTELIRRAYEEAVKERYRFYSYGDAMLIN, translated from the coding sequence ATGCAACGCTCAGATTATGACTTTCCATTCGATCCTGCACTGATCGCGGTGCAGCCGATCATTCCCCGGGATCGGGCGCGATTGCTGGTCCTGGACCGGAAGACGCAACAATTTGCACATCGTCAGGTTGCCGATCTCCCTGAATTGATGAACCCGGGCGACCTGCTCGTCGTAAACGATACCAAGGTTTTGGCTGCACGGGTGTCGGGAATCAAGAGACCGACCGGAACACCGGTTGAGGTATTGTTCGTGAAGGATCTCGGTAAGGGACGGTGGGAAATTATGGTGAAAGGCACCTTCCGTATCGGCCAGGTGATCGAATTCGATCGACATTCCCGCGCAACGATCGTGAAACGCGACGCGTCCGGTACCGAGGTGACGGTGGAAAGCCCGGATCCTGTGACACGACTCTTCGAAACGCAGGGGGCTATGCCGCTTCCGCCTTACATCAAGCGCGCCGCGACTCCGGATGATCGACGCTGGTATCAGACGGTCTTTGCCAAACACGAAGGGGCGATTGCAGCACCGACCGCCGGGCTTCACTTTACCGAAGAACTGTTTAGACGACTGGTCGCGTCTGGGGTCAAGGTTGCCACAGTGACCCTGCATGTCGGTCCAGGCACCTTCAAACCGGTGACGACCGAACGAATAGAAGACCATCAGATGGGGGCAGAAGCATTTTCCATCAGTGAGGAAACAGCCGACGCGATCAGGCAGACGAAACGCGCCGGTGGGCGGGTGATGGCCGTCGGTACCACGGTCGTCCGCGCGCTTGAAACCGTCATGAAGGAGAAGGGGATGATGGTTCCTACGTCCGGTGAGAGCCGGCTCTTCGTGACACCGGGATTTCAGTTCAAGACCGTCGATGGGCTCATGACGAATTTCCACCTTCCACGAACGACGCTCTTGATGCTGGTGTCAGCGTTCGCAGGCACCGAGCTGATACGCAGAGCTTACGAAGAAGCCGTCAAAGAGCGCTATCGCTTCTACAGTTACGGCGACGCGATGCTGATCAATTAG
- a CDS encoding cupin domain-containing protein yields the protein MFKVTLADRPEFLAGDHTRLREIFHPAKHQLKLNYSLAHGTLPSGQRSKRHVLASSEVYYFISGCGRLTIDDHVTPVEAGTTVYVPPGGQQFLENTGTTDIEFLCFVDPAWRVEDERVLE from the coding sequence GTGTTCAAAGTCACGCTGGCGGATCGCCCCGAGTTTCTAGCCGGCGACCATACTCGCTTGCGGGAGATTTTTCACCCGGCAAAGCATCAGCTCAAGCTGAATTATAGTCTTGCCCACGGCACTCTCCCTTCCGGTCAACGATCGAAGCGACATGTTTTGGCGTCGTCCGAGGTCTATTATTTCATATCGGGCTGTGGCCGATTGACGATCGATGACCACGTCACGCCGGTCGAAGCCGGGACGACGGTCTATGTTCCCCCTGGAGGGCAACAGTTTCTCGAAAATACCGGCACGACGGATATCGAATTCTTGTGTTTCGTGGATCCGGCCTGGCGAGTTGAAGATGAACGCGTGTTGGAATAG
- a CDS encoding SurA N-terminal domain-containing protein, whose amino-acid sequence MIKTMRDASHNYPWLLKSIMGILAVAFVITMGWWGFGEQTGGPVAKVGEQSVSLDEFKRTYENMRRIYKENVTGDFKEEEFKEFVIGQLVDSRVWIIAAEEMGVRVSDADLRELIMQTPVFQKNGAFDPELYRRILAANHLTPASFEAIQHQEVLANKARMIVRDSVALTPAEIAEGQSLMTRPQDTDPAKAAEAKQRVLDDMLLQKQQRALVSFQQSMKAKLPVTVRREML is encoded by the coding sequence ATGATTAAGACGATGCGCGACGCATCTCACAACTACCCTTGGTTGCTCAAATCCATCATGGGCATTTTGGCTGTTGCCTTCGTGATTACGATGGGATGGTGGGGATTCGGGGAGCAAACCGGCGGACCCGTCGCCAAAGTCGGGGAGCAATCGGTTTCACTCGACGAGTTTAAACGCACCTATGAAAACATGCGTCGCATCTACAAGGAAAACGTCACCGGTGACTTCAAAGAGGAAGAGTTCAAAGAATTCGTCATCGGGCAACTCGTCGACAGTCGCGTCTGGATCATCGCCGCTGAAGAAATGGGCGTGAGAGTCTCCGATGCCGACTTGCGCGAGCTGATCATGCAAACTCCGGTCTTTCAGAAAAACGGAGCCTTCGATCCGGAACTCTACCGCCGCATCCTGGCGGCCAATCATTTGACACCGGCTTCGTTCGAGGCGATCCAGCACCAGGAAGTGTTGGCCAATAAGGCTCGTATGATCGTTCGCGATTCTGTTGCGCTCACCCCTGCCGAAATTGCCGAGGGGCAATCTCTCATGACCAGGCCGCAGGACACCGATCCCGCCAAAGCTGCCGAAGCCAAGCAGCGGGTGTTGGACGACATGCTCTTGCAAAAACAGCAACGAGCCCTGGTCTCATTTCAACAGTCTATGAAAGCCAAGCTGCCGGTCACCGTCCGCCGCGAGATGCTGTAA
- a CDS encoding aspartate-semialdehyde dehydrogenase: MIKKKPGYIVAILGATGAVGKETLDILEERKFPLAGLRLFSSKRSAGEVMTCQGKEWTVEELTESSSFDEVDLAFISATDAISKEYGQRLGAAGIAVIDDSAVFRMDDQVPLVVPEVNAAALRSMPRGIVSIPNCTTTPLVMALKPLHDAVGVKRVVVTTFQSVSGTGTAAMDELMDQTKDLLAFRDVTTKVYPYQIAFNLLPHIGSFNEGGDCSEEVKIAKETRKILGTPNLRVTATTVRVPVLRCHSEAINVELERPLNSNEARAALAAMPGVIVYDDPVKKLYPMPLDATGKDEVYIGRVREDESIANGLNLWVVSDNLRKGAALNAIQIAECLVNS, translated from the coding sequence ATGATCAAGAAGAAACCCGGATACATCGTGGCAATCCTCGGCGCGACCGGCGCGGTGGGGAAGGAAACGCTCGACATCTTGGAAGAACGGAAATTTCCGCTGGCGGGACTCAGGCTCTTTTCGTCCAAGCGATCGGCCGGCGAGGTAATGACCTGCCAGGGTAAGGAGTGGACGGTTGAAGAGTTGACCGAATCCTCGTCGTTCGATGAGGTGGATCTGGCGTTTATCTCCGCGACGGACGCCATCAGCAAAGAATACGGTCAACGATTGGGAGCGGCCGGCATTGCGGTGATTGATGATAGTGCCGTATTCCGTATGGATGATCAGGTTCCTTTGGTGGTTCCGGAGGTGAATGCCGCAGCCTTACGTTCAATGCCTCGGGGAATCGTCTCGATTCCAAACTGTACGACCACTCCCTTGGTTATGGCGCTCAAGCCCCTTCACGATGCGGTGGGGGTGAAGCGAGTGGTGGTCACGACCTTTCAATCGGTGTCCGGAACCGGCACCGCGGCCATGGACGAACTGATGGATCAAACGAAAGACTTGCTGGCATTTCGCGACGTCACGACCAAGGTCTATCCCTATCAGATCGCCTTCAATCTGTTGCCGCACATCGGCTCGTTCAATGAGGGAGGCGACTGCTCGGAGGAAGTCAAGATCGCGAAAGAGACCCGAAAGATTCTCGGTACACCGAACCTTCGGGTTACGGCGACGACGGTGCGCGTTCCCGTACTCCGTTGCCACTCTGAAGCGATCAATGTTGAATTGGAACGTCCGTTGAATTCAAACGAGGCGCGTGCCGCGCTGGCAGCGATGCCCGGCGTGATCGTCTATGACGATCCGGTGAAAAAGCTGTACCCAATGCCCCTCGATGCAACCGGAAAAGATGAGGTCTACATCGGCCGTGTGCGGGAAGATGAATCGATTGCGAACGGCCTTAACCTCTGGGTCGTGTCCGACAATCTTCGCAAGGGCGCGGCGTTGAACGCCATTCAGATCGCCGAGTGTCTAGTCAACAGCTAG
- the pssA gene encoding CDP-diacylglycerol--serine O-phosphatidyltransferase, whose translation MKTAGFRNSFGKEGKRRKAAMHLIPNLFTTGNLFCGIFAILSVFNANYLEAAIAILVAMIFDVLDGKSARLTNSTSQFGLEYDSLSDVVSFGVAPGLLIYSWALSGQGTFGVAVMFAYVAMGAVRLARFNSTVALSDGKYFTGLAIPAAAGVVASLVVFDHYLLKMGAETRPIVVLLMTLALSFLMVSTIKYRSFKELKFKGHRQITYLVWGILTLMMVAAWPAVMLFVIFAGYALMGPAEKVFWLVAPAGGKRNIGKVEPSPIESKP comes from the coding sequence ATGAAAACGGCAGGCTTCAGGAATTCGTTCGGGAAAGAGGGGAAGCGGCGGAAAGCCGCCATGCATCTCATCCCCAATCTTTTCACGACCGGTAATTTGTTTTGCGGAATCTTCGCGATACTGTCCGTCTTCAACGCGAACTACTTGGAGGCGGCGATTGCAATCCTCGTCGCGATGATTTTTGACGTCTTGGACGGGAAATCGGCCCGCCTGACCAACAGTACGAGCCAATTCGGTCTGGAGTACGATTCGCTGTCCGATGTGGTCTCGTTCGGTGTCGCACCGGGTCTGCTGATCTATTCATGGGCGTTGAGCGGACAGGGTACATTTGGCGTGGCGGTTATGTTCGCCTACGTTGCCATGGGAGCCGTGCGGTTGGCGCGATTCAACTCCACGGTCGCCTTGTCTGACGGCAAATATTTTACCGGGTTGGCTATTCCTGCGGCTGCCGGAGTCGTCGCTTCTCTGGTGGTCTTTGATCACTACCTCCTGAAGATGGGAGCAGAGACCCGGCCAATCGTGGTGCTGCTTATGACGCTGGCCCTCTCGTTCTTGATGGTCAGCACGATCAAGTATCGAAGCTTTAAGGAGCTGAAATTTAAAGGCCACCGGCAGATTACCTATCTGGTTTGGGGTATTCTCACACTGATGATGGTGGCAGCTTGGCCGGCGGTTATGTTATTTGTCATCTTTGCCGGTTACGCATTGATGGGGCCGGCTGAAAAAGTATTTTGGCTGGTTGCCCCGGCCGGCGGAAAAAGGAACATTGGGAAAGTCGAGCCGTCGCCGATCGAGTCAAAACCGTAG
- a CDS encoding SpoIID/LytB domain-containing protein: MIARWLLACTAGLGLCLGCLMMPEAQAAQSIRVLLASDVRQLEVYTDQTLWVTDERDQAWAYRSALRIKAQGQVLLLNGKPVTSDQLMVRAGSHDVKIWLNGNGNKAVLRAGDEKGAVQVSGSIQLVRRGKGLLVVNYVDLEEYVKGVVPAEVNPAWHPEMLKVQAVAARTYALYQHMLSAARDYDVVAGTQDQVYRGRQGIDGRVIQAVESTRGMVVTHQGAPIYAAFSSTAAGITEDATIVWSKDLPYLKGVECPFDIESPHYQWKASFTIDVLEKNLRQQGFAVGTITAIAPLTYSRAGRVATLQISHSLGELVLRGEDLRKAVGYTVVPSTQFTIESVGRDVILSGYGAGHAVGLCQWGAKELAELGYSFSSILRYYYPGTELRDASLTQAPPAPSVPPS; this comes from the coding sequence ATGATAGCAAGATGGCTCCTGGCCTGCACGGCTGGACTGGGACTCTGCCTCGGCTGTCTCATGATGCCGGAGGCCCAAGCGGCTCAATCGATTCGTGTTCTGTTGGCATCAGATGTTCGGCAGTTGGAAGTGTATACCGATCAGACCCTTTGGGTGACTGATGAGCGTGATCAGGCGTGGGCGTATCGGTCCGCGCTCCGGATCAAGGCGCAGGGCCAGGTGCTGCTTCTCAACGGCAAACCGGTGACGAGCGATCAGCTGATGGTGCGGGCGGGAAGTCATGACGTGAAAATCTGGTTGAATGGGAACGGCAATAAGGCAGTCCTGCGCGCAGGCGATGAGAAAGGTGCGGTCCAGGTCAGTGGGTCGATCCAACTCGTTCGGCGAGGGAAAGGCTTGCTCGTCGTCAATTATGTCGATTTGGAGGAGTACGTCAAAGGTGTGGTGCCGGCCGAGGTGAATCCCGCCTGGCATCCCGAGATGTTGAAAGTTCAGGCAGTCGCGGCCAGGACCTATGCGTTGTACCAACACATGCTCAGCGCTGCTCGGGACTATGATGTGGTTGCCGGGACCCAAGATCAGGTGTATCGTGGCCGCCAGGGTATCGATGGACGGGTCATCCAGGCCGTGGAATCCACGAGAGGCATGGTCGTGACCCATCAGGGGGCTCCCATCTATGCCGCCTTCTCATCGACGGCCGCAGGGATCACGGAAGATGCCACGATTGTGTGGTCGAAGGATCTGCCCTATTTGAAAGGCGTTGAATGCCCGTTCGACATCGAGTCTCCGCACTATCAGTGGAAAGCGTCGTTTACGATCGATGTGTTGGAGAAGAATTTACGGCAACAAGGATTTGCGGTGGGAACGATCACGGCAATCGCACCGCTTACCTATAGTCGTGCAGGACGCGTGGCCACGTTGCAGATTTCGCACTCCCTGGGTGAACTCGTTCTGCGGGGAGAAGATCTGCGTAAGGCGGTAGGGTATACGGTGGTGCCCAGCACGCAATTTACGATCGAGTCCGTCGGCCGGGATGTCATCCTTTCCGGGTATGGAGCAGGCCATGCAGTGGGCCTCTGTCAGTGGGGCGCGAAAGAACTGGCAGAGTTGGGCTATTCCTTTTCGAGCATTCTTCGCTACTACTATCCTGGGACCGAGCTTCGCGATGCTTCATTGACCCAGGCTCCTCCTGCCCCTTCGGTTCCTCCTTCGTAA
- the mreC gene encoding rod shape-determining protein MreC, translating to MRMVNLRASYNAKRLALALAVILVLGFLLVPGQLQSVFQQMGSPVGWALSWPLQAVAGIHDRIADLWGRFVALQGVEEENRQLRRELDLLKEQNGQLQEASAATERLVNLLEFKKQALPTLVAAQVIGRDTGNWYKTIIINKGSSDGLQSDQGVITPAGVVGRIVKTTPSTAVVLLVTDPNNAIAGLIQRTRDEGIVEGTTQGLASLKYIPLLSSARSGDRVVTSGLVGGFPRGLPIGTITKIDKEEEALFQSAELSPEVDPNRVEEVLVIQSSAVPTEGAQIGAPKRKP from the coding sequence ATGCGGATGGTCAATTTACGCGCATCGTATAACGCTAAACGTCTTGCCCTCGCTCTCGCCGTCATTCTCGTGCTCGGCTTCCTTCTTGTACCGGGCCAACTTCAGAGCGTCTTTCAGCAGATGGGCAGTCCGGTCGGGTGGGCCCTCAGTTGGCCTCTTCAAGCCGTTGCCGGGATCCATGATCGGATCGCCGACCTCTGGGGCCGGTTTGTGGCGCTCCAGGGGGTCGAAGAAGAAAATAGACAGTTGAGGAGAGAGCTGGATCTACTCAAGGAGCAAAATGGGCAGTTGCAAGAAGCTTCGGCGGCGACGGAGCGGCTTGTGAACCTGCTGGAATTCAAGAAACAAGCGCTTCCCACGCTGGTGGCCGCCCAAGTGATCGGCCGCGATACCGGCAATTGGTACAAGACGATCATCATCAATAAAGGGTCGTCCGATGGCCTCCAGTCGGACCAGGGCGTGATTACGCCCGCCGGTGTGGTCGGTCGCATCGTCAAGACGACTCCATCCACTGCCGTGGTGTTGCTCGTGACGGATCCGAACAATGCGATTGCCGGATTGATCCAGCGAACGCGAGATGAAGGCATTGTCGAAGGAACCACGCAAGGGTTGGCGAGCCTCAAGTATATTCCATTGTTGTCCAGCGCTCGGTCAGGCGATCGTGTGGTCACGTCAGGATTGGTCGGGGGATTCCCCCGTGGCCTGCCGATCGGGACGATCACAAAGATCGACAAGGAAGAGGAAGCGTTGTTCCAATCTGCGGAGCTGTCTCCGGAGGTCGATCCGAATCGTGTCGAGGAAGTGCTGGTAATTCAGTCTTCCGCAGTTCCGACGGAGGGAGCCCAAATCGGCGCTCCGAAGCGGAAGCCATGA